The Aliidongia dinghuensis genome includes the window GGGGCGCATGACGGTCTGCAACATGTCGATCGAGGGCGGCGCCCGCGCCGGCCTGATCGCCCCGGACGAGACGACCTTCGCATATGCCCAGGGCCGGCCGATGGCGCCCAAGGGTGCCGCCTGGGAACAGGCCGTCGCCTATTGGAAGACGCTGCCGTCCGACCCGGGCGCCCATTACGACAAGGTCGTGCGCATCAACGCCGCCGACATCGTGCCGCAGGTGACCTGGGGGACCAGCCCCGAGGACGTGCTGCCGATCACCGGCCACGTGCCGGATCCGGCTAAGGAGGCCGACGATCAGCGCCGCGCCGCGATGCAGCGCTCGCTCGATTACATGGGCCTCGAGCCGGGCACGCCGCTCACGGCAGTGCCGGTGCAGCGCGTGTTCATCGGCTCCTGCACGAACGGCCGGATCGAGGATCTGCGCGCTGCCGCCGCGGTCGCCAAGGGCCGCAAGGTTGCGGCCGGCGTCCAGGCGATGGTCGTGCCCGGCTCGGGCCTGGTCAAGCACCAGGCGGAGGAAGAGGGCCTGGACCAGGTCTTCCTCGCCGCGGGCTTCGAATGGCGCGAGCCCGGCTGCTCCATGTGCCTCGCCATGAATGCCGACAAGCTCGAGCCGGGCGAACGCTGCGCCTCGACCTCGAACCGCAATTTCGAGGGACGCCAAGGGCGCGGCGGCCGCACCCATCTGGTCAGTCCGGCGATGGCGGTCGCGGCCGCAGTGACCGGCACGCTCGCCGACGTGCGCACCCTGCCCTCCCTCTGACGCCCTTCCCTCTGACGCCAGGCGCCGATCCATGCAGAAATTCACCAGCCTGACCGGGGTCGCGGCCCCGCTGCCGATGATCAACATCGACACCGACAAGATCATCCCGAAGCAGTACCTGAAGACGATCCAGCGGACCGGGCTCGGCAAGGGCCTGTTCGACGAGATGCGCTACAAGGCCGACGGTTCGGAGAACCCGGACTTCGTCCTGAACCAGCCGGCCTATCGCCAGTCGAAGATCCTGGTCGCCGGCGAGAATTTCGGCTGCGGCTCGAGCCGCGAGCATGCACCCTGGGCGCTGCTCGACTACGGCATCCGCTGCATCATCGCGTCGAGCTTCGCCGACATCTTCTACAACAACTGCTTCAAGAACGGCGTCCTGCCGCTGATCGTGCCGGAAGAGACCGTGGCGCAGCTGATGGAGGACGCCGGCAAGGGCGCCAACGCGGTGCTGACCATCGACCTCGAGAACCAGACGATCAGCCGCCCGGACGGCGAGAAGGTGTCGTTCCAGATCGACCCGTTCCGCAAGCATTGCCTGCTGAACGGCCTCGACGACATCGGCCTCACCCTCGAAAAGGGCCGGGAGATCGACAGCTACGAGGACCAGCTCAAGCTGACCCAGCCCTGGCTCGCGCGGGCGTAAGGCCGGTCGCCCGACAGACCCTCACCCTCCCGCTCTCGCGGGTCCCTCCCTCTCCCGCACGGCGGGAGAGGGTTGGGGTGAGGGTCGAGCGGCCAGATTGAACGAAATTCGAGGAGCGTGAAGTGACGGCGAACAAGAAACTCCTGGTCTTGCCCGGCGACGGCATCGGCCCTGAGGTGATGGACGAGGTCGAGCGCGTGGTCGAGTGGCTCGACGCCAAGCGGCGCGTGACCTTCTCGGTCGAGCGCGCGCTCGTCGGCGGCTCGGCGTACGACGCCGAGGGCACGCCGCTCACGGATGCGACCATGGCGAAGGCGCAGGGTGCGGACGCGGTGCTGCTGGGCGCCGTCGGCGGCCCGAAATGGGAGAAGCTGCCGTTCGAGCACCGGCCGGAACGCGGCCTCCTGCGCTTGCGCAAGGAGATGGCGCTGTTCGCCAACCTGCGCCCCGCCCAGGTGTTCGAGCCGCTGGTCGATGCGTCGAGCCTGAAGCCCGACCTCGTGCGCGGGCTCGACATCATGATCCTGCGCGAGCTCACCGGCGGCGTCTATTTCGGCGAGCCGCGCGGCATCGAGACGCTGCCCAATGGCGAGAAGCGCGGCTTCAACACCCAGAGCTATACGACGAGTGAGATCGAGCGGGTCGCGCGCGTGGGATTCGAGCTCGCCCGCAAGCGCTCGAACAAGCTCTGCTCGGTCGAGAAGGCGAACGTCATGGAGTCGGGCGTGCTGTGGCGCGAGGTCGTGCAGGCCTTGGGCGACAAGGACTATCCCGACGTCGAATTGAGCCACATGTACGCCGACAATTGCGCGATGCAGCTGGTCCGCGCACCGAAGCAGTTCGACGTGATCGTCACCGACAACCTGTTCGGCGACATCTTGAGCGACTGCGCCGCGATGCTGACCGGCTCGCTCGGCATGCTGCCGTCGGCCTCGCTGGGGGCGGCCGACGAGAGCGGCCGGCGCAAGGCGCTCTACGAGCCGGTGCACGGCTCCGCACCGGACATTGCCGGCAAGGGCCTGGCGAACCCGCTCGCGACCCTCATGAGCTTCGCCATGATGCTGCGCTACTCCTTCGACATGGACGAGGATGCGGCACTCATCGAGGATGCGGTCGAAAAGCTGCTCGCCAAGGGCGTGCGGACGGCCGACATCCGGCTCGAAGGCCGTGCGCCGGTCTCGACCCAGGAGATGGGCAAGGCGCTGATCGCCGAGCTCGAAACCCTTGCCACCGAGCAATAAGCCGCAATAGAGCGCAAGAATTCGCGTGTGGCGCCCGAGCAACGACGGGCGGCCGGTCTTTTGACCCGGCCGCCCGTCTTGTTGTGCGACCGGGTGCGCGACTGATACAAACCAGTGACAGTTTGAAAAATAATCAAACGTCTCTGGGGGGAGTTCATGCGCGCTTTCATCGCCGGAGTCGGCGTCTCGCTCGCCATGCTGTCCGGCGCGGCCCAAGCCGCCAGCGAATTTTCCAACATCCTCGTGTTCGGCGACAGCCTGTCCGATAACGGCAACATTCCGAAGCTGTTCGGCATCAACGTGCCGGCCCCGCCCTATTACATGAACCGCTTCTCGAACGGGCCGGTCTATGCCGAGTACCTGAACGGGCTGCTCAGCGTCCCGGCGGGGAACTTCACCGACTACGCCATCGGCGGCGCCCAGGCCGGCACCGGCAATATCGGCGGCCTGCCCAATGCCGGCGTGTCGCAGGAGATCGACCGTTATCTCGCGACCAATCCGCACCCTGGCGCCCGCGATCTGACCGTCGTCTGGGCCGGCGCCAACGACTATTTTGGCGCGCTGCCCGGCATCCAAGCCCTGCCGACCTCCCAGCAGACGGCGGCCTTGCAGACGCAGGTCAACACGACCGTTGGCAATATCGTGGCCGACGTGACGCGCCTCGCCCAGGCCGGCGTCACCAATTTCGTCGTGCCGAACTTGCCGAATCTGGGTGCCACGCCGGACTTTAATACCAGTCCGACCAACTCGGCGACCGCGACCCAGATCTCGACGATCCACAACCAGCTGCTGCCGACCGCACTCGCCGCTTTGCAGGCGCAGTACCACGTCAACATCATCGTCGTGGACGTGAGTGCGCTCAACGCCCAGGTGCTGGCCGACCCGACCAAGTTCGGCGTCACCAACACGACCCAGCAATGCCTGCTCAACGCCGCCTGCGTCGCGCAGAAGCTGCCGTACCTGTTCTGGGATGGCGTGCATCCGACCGAACAGAGCCACGCGCTGCTCGCGCAATATTTCGCGTCCACGATCGATGCCCCGACCGTGGTCGGTGCGCAAGGCGAGCTCGCCATCATCGCCATCCAGAACACGTTCGACGCCATCACCAGCCGCACCCAGGCGCTGCGCGACGGCGCTTCTGGGCTCCTCCTCTCCGACCTCGGCGGCACAGGCGGCGGCAGTGGCATCGCCAACCCGGACAAGCCGTTCGCCGCCTTCGTCTCCGGCACCCACGGCTGGGGCAAGCGCGATGACCGCACAACGGCGGCCGGCTTCAACTACACTGCCGACAATGTCTATGCCGGCCTCGACTATCGGATCACGCCCAACCTGGTCGCGGGCGGCCTGTTCGGCTATGGCACGACCAAGGGCGACCTGCACGGCAGCATGGGCGAGGCCGATCTCGACAGTTACCAGGGCGCGCTCTACGCCACATACTTCCAGGGCGGCTTCTACGGCACGCTTGGTGGCACCTATGTCGGCGACAGCTGGGGCAAGCTCAACCGCAATACCTTCGTCGTAGGCGAAGTGGCGGCGGCGACGAGCCAGGGCCGCACGGCCGGCCTCAAGTTCGAGACCGGCTATGTCTTCGATGTGGGCGGCGTCCATCTCGGCCCGGTCGGCGAGGTGCGTTACGCCAACATCCGCATCGACGGCTACAGCGAAAGCGGCGCCGACGGCATGAACCAGCAGGTCGACCATCAGAACTTCGACACGCTGGTCGGCGCATTCGGCGGCCAGCTGTCCTTCACCGCCGGCTTCGGCGAGGTCAGCCTGTCGCCGCACCTGCGCGTGACCTACGACCACGAGTTCAAGGATGGGCCGCGCGACATCATTACCCGCCTCGTCTCGCAGCCGCTCCTGACGAACGCGACACTGCTCGACACGCCGGCGCGCGACTCCGTGCGCATCGGCGGCGGCGTCGACATCGGCATGGGCGCCAACATGAGCGCGCTCGTCGACTTCAACGCCACGACCAGCCGCAGCGACGGCAACGACTATCAGGCGACAGCGAAGCTGCGCCTTAGCTTCTGATCGAGGCTTCGGGTCAAGAGAGCGGCCGCCGGTGCGATCCGGCGGCCGGTTTCTTCTATGTGCCCCGCCTCAGGCCGGGCGGGTGCCGACGCCCTTGAAGAATGTGTAGGTAAACATGCCGTCCGGTTCGGCGGTCCGGTGCAGGTCGCGGACGCCGGCGGCAAAGTGCGCAGCATCGGCGAGCCCGGCCTCGACAGCTTGCGTCGCGACACCCTCGATCATCGCGGTGAACGTGTCGCGCGTGAAGCTCTCGGCCAGGTCCGGCCGGCTGCCGTCGACATAGACCATGCGCGGCGACACGCGCACCGCTTCGAGCCCGGCCGCGCGGAGCAGCGGATAGAGCCGCCGGCCGATCAAGGCATCGCCGCCCACCGCGCGCTGCAGCGCCGCCTGACACTCGATTGCCGCCCGGGCCGCCGCACTCTCCGGATGGAAGCAGATGAGCCCATGGTCGCCCTCGATCACCGTCACGGTCCCGCCCGGCCGCACCAGCCGGATGAAGCGCTCGAGCGCCGCCGCCGGCTGGGCCAGATGCTCCAGCACGAAGCAGGCAAAGACATGGTCGAAGCTTTCGGGCGCGAACGGCAGGTCGAAGAGATCGGCCTCGAGGAAGCGCACGTTGCCGAAGCCTGCCGCCTCGACCGCCCGCTCAGCCTCGGCGAGCGAGACGGCCGAGATGTCGACGGCGGTGATCTCGGCCCCCGGGCTGCGCCGGGCGAGCGTCACGGTCTGGGCGCCGACGCCGCACCCCACCTCCAGCACCCGGGCGCCGGCCGGATAGGCCGTGTCGTGGTGCAGCAGGTCGGCGAGCGAACGCGCCTGGTCCTGCAGCCGCTGCTGCTCGCGCGGCGCGTAGCCGTGCACATAGCCGTCGCGCAATCTTGCCCGCTCCATCCCCGCTGGTCGATGGGCGGGATTAGGCGCCGCGGCCGACGCGTGGTCTTGGATAGAATTGCAGCGCGGTCAGGCGAGTGCCGCGCGATAGCGCCCGGGTGTGACGCCGCATTGGCGCACGAAGGCGCGGTTCAGGTGGCTCTGGTCGGCGAAGCCGGCCGCGGCCGCGACGTCGGCGAGCGCATGGCCCGCCCTGATCAGCCGGCGCGCGAGCCCGACCCGGCGCGTCACCAGATAGGCATGCGGCGTGATGCCAAGCTCGCGCGCGAAGCCGCGCAGCAGCTGGAACCGGCTGGTGCCGGCAAGGGCGGCAAGCTCTGCCAATGTCACTGGCAGCTCCGGCGCCTCGTCGATCCGTCGTTGCGCCTTGGCGACGACCGGCGAGCGGCGATCGACCGCGATCGGCCGGCTCGCGTGCCGGCGCATGACCTGCATCAGGGTCGCGAGCACGCCTTCCTCGACCGCAAGCGCTTCCGGCGCTGCCTCACGCATGCGTTCGAACAGCCGCAGGAACCGCGCCGCCAGCATGGGATCGCTCGCCATCGGCAGCACTGCATCCGGCAGGTGCGGCGTCTCGTCGGCCAACTCGCGCGCGACCAGATCCGGCTCGAAACACAGCATGCGCCAGGAGCGAATATGGCCGGCGACCGGCAGGCCATCGTGCATCTCGCCCGGATTGACCATGATGATCTCGCCGGCCACCGCCTCGACGGCGCCGATGTCGCTCCAGGACCGATGCCCGCCCTCGGCGATGACGCCGATGCCGAGATGATCATGGACATGGCGCGGAAAGGCCAGGTTCGAGGTGAGGCTCAGCACCTCGATCCCGACGATCGGCGAGCGGTGCTGGATGGCACGATGGATGCGGGCGCTCACGAGCCCCATCACGCGCCGGGCCGCACGCCGGCCGCGGCCAAGTGCGGGCCAAGGCGGCCCGTCAGGAACAGGCCCAGCATGCGGTAGTCGCTCATGAGCGACCAGAACGGATGGCCGAAGGTCTCGGGCTTGTTGTGCTCGACGCCGAAATGGGCGGTCCAGGCGAAGCCGTAGCCCAGGAGCGGGGCTGCGATCAGCCAGAGCCAAGCCCCGCTCGCGATCGCGAGCACGACCGCAGCAAGGGCCAAGAGACTGCCGCAATAGTGCAGCGCGCGCGTCTCCGGCTTCGCGTGGGCCCGGAGGTAGCGCAGCCAGAATGCGTGATAGTCGAGCGCCCCATCGCGGTGGGTCAGGTCGGCCATGATTCCTCACGTCTTGTTTCGCGTCGGCGAGGCGCGTTTAGTGTGTCACTTCTTGTCATTCTGGGTCGAGGAATTCGTCATGGGCTATCGGGTTGCCGTCGTCGGCGCCACCGGCAATGTCGGCCGCGAGATGCTGACCACCTTGCACGAGCGCGAGTTCCCGGTCGACGACGTGGTGGCGCTCGCCTCCACCCGCTCGATCGGCTCGGAAGTGTCGTGGGGCGAGGACGATACGCTCAAGGTCCAGGCGCTCGAC containing:
- the leuD gene encoding 3-isopropylmalate dehydratase small subunit — protein: MQKFTSLTGVAAPLPMINIDTDKIIPKQYLKTIQRTGLGKGLFDEMRYKADGSENPDFVLNQPAYRQSKILVAGENFGCGSSREHAPWALLDYGIRCIIASSFADIFYNNCFKNGVLPLIVPEETVAQLMEDAGKGANAVLTIDLENQTISRPDGEKVSFQIDPFRKHCLLNGLDDIGLTLEKGREIDSYEDQLKLTQPWLARA
- a CDS encoding methyltransferase domain-containing protein; its protein translation is MRDGYVHGYAPREQQRLQDQARSLADLLHHDTAYPAGARVLEVGCGVGAQTVTLARRSPGAEITAVDISAVSLAEAERAVEAAGFGNVRFLEADLFDLPFAPESFDHVFACFVLEHLAQPAAALERFIRLVRPGGTVTVIEGDHGLICFHPESAAARAAIECQAALQRAVGGDALIGRRLYPLLRAAGLEAVRVSPRMVYVDGSRPDLAESFTRDTFTAMIEGVATQAVEAGLADAAHFAAGVRDLHRTAEPDGMFTYTFFKGVGTRPA
- the leuC gene encoding 3-isopropylmalate dehydratase large subunit encodes the protein MAAPRTLFDKIWASHLVHRQDDGTCLIYIDRHLVHEVTSPQAFEGLRLAHRPVRRPDATLAVADHNVPTTDRAAGITDEESRIQVETLEKNAAATGITYFAMDDVRQGIVHIVGPEQGFTLPGTTIVCGDSHTSTHGAFGALAFGIGTSEVEHVLATQTLIQKPAKNMLVEVEGDLPPGATAKDIVLHIIGLIGTAGGTGHVIEYAGSTIRALDMAGRMTVCNMSIEGGARAGLIAPDETTFAYAQGRPMAPKGAAWEQAVAYWKTLPSDPGAHYDKVVRINAADIVPQVTWGTSPEDVLPITGHVPDPAKEADDQRRAAMQRSLDYMGLEPGTPLTAVPVQRVFIGSCTNGRIEDLRAAAAVAKGRKVAAGVQAMVVPGSGLVKHQAEEEGLDQVFLAAGFEWREPGCSMCLAMNADKLEPGERCASTSNRNFEGRQGRGGRTHLVSPAMAVAAAVTGTLADVRTLPSL
- a CDS encoding AraC family transcriptional regulator translates to MSARIHRAIQHRSPIVGIEVLSLTSNLAFPRHVHDHLGIGVIAEGGHRSWSDIGAVEAVAGEIIMVNPGEMHDGLPVAGHIRSWRMLCFEPDLVARELADETPHLPDAVLPMASDPMLAARFLRLFERMREAAPEALAVEEGVLATLMQVMRRHASRPIAVDRRSPVVAKAQRRIDEAPELPVTLAELAALAGTSRFQLLRGFARELGITPHAYLVTRRVGLARRLIRAGHALADVAAAAGFADQSHLNRAFVRQCGVTPGRYRAALA
- the leuB gene encoding 3-isopropylmalate dehydrogenase translates to MTANKKLLVLPGDGIGPEVMDEVERVVEWLDAKRRVTFSVERALVGGSAYDAEGTPLTDATMAKAQGADAVLLGAVGGPKWEKLPFEHRPERGLLRLRKEMALFANLRPAQVFEPLVDASSLKPDLVRGLDIMILRELTGGVYFGEPRGIETLPNGEKRGFNTQSYTTSEIERVARVGFELARKRSNKLCSVEKANVMESGVLWREVVQALGDKDYPDVELSHMYADNCAMQLVRAPKQFDVIVTDNLFGDILSDCAAMLTGSLGMLPSASLGAADESGRRKALYEPVHGSAPDIAGKGLANPLATLMSFAMMLRYSFDMDEDAALIEDAVEKLLAKGVRTADIRLEGRAPVSTQEMGKALIAELETLATEQ
- a CDS encoding autotransporter domain-containing protein; the protein is MRAFIAGVGVSLAMLSGAAQAASEFSNILVFGDSLSDNGNIPKLFGINVPAPPYYMNRFSNGPVYAEYLNGLLSVPAGNFTDYAIGGAQAGTGNIGGLPNAGVSQEIDRYLATNPHPGARDLTVVWAGANDYFGALPGIQALPTSQQTAALQTQVNTTVGNIVADVTRLAQAGVTNFVVPNLPNLGATPDFNTSPTNSATATQISTIHNQLLPTALAALQAQYHVNIIVVDVSALNAQVLADPTKFGVTNTTQQCLLNAACVAQKLPYLFWDGVHPTEQSHALLAQYFASTIDAPTVVGAQGELAIIAIQNTFDAITSRTQALRDGASGLLLSDLGGTGGGSGIANPDKPFAAFVSGTHGWGKRDDRTTAAGFNYTADNVYAGLDYRITPNLVAGGLFGYGTTKGDLHGSMGEADLDSYQGALYATYFQGGFYGTLGGTYVGDSWGKLNRNTFVVGEVAAATSQGRTAGLKFETGYVFDVGGVHLGPVGEVRYANIRIDGYSESGADGMNQQVDHQNFDTLVGAFGGQLSFTAGFGEVSLSPHLRVTYDHEFKDGPRDIITRLVSQPLLTNATLLDTPARDSVRIGGGVDIGMGANMSALVDFNATTSRSDGNDYQATAKLRLSF
- a CDS encoding DUF962 domain-containing protein, with amino-acid sequence MADLTHRDGALDYHAFWLRYLRAHAKPETRALHYCGSLLALAAVVLAIASGAWLWLIAAPLLGYGFAWTAHFGVEHNKPETFGHPFWSLMSDYRMLGLFLTGRLGPHLAAAGVRPGA